Within Thermococcus celer Vu 13 = JCM 8558, the genomic segment GGTTAACCCGAAGGTCATGATGACGGGAATGATAAACCCGGACGGGACGATAGGCCCGGTTGGGGGCATACTGGAGAAGGCTTCGGCGGCCCACGAGGTCGGGGCGGAGCTCTTCCTCATCCCGGAGGGCCAGCGGATCCAGTACGTGCAGGAGACCCAGAAAAAGGAAATAGGGGGGATAGTTGAGATAAACACCCAGACGAAGAGGGTTGACGTCGTCGATTACGCCAAAGAGCGCTGGGGACTGAAGGTGGTCGAGGTAAAGGACATCTACGACGCCGTGTACTACTTCACGGGGCACAAAATCCCCCGGCCAAAGGTGCCGGCCTACACCAGGATAGACACGGGCTTCCTCAAGAACGATGCCCTAAGCGACTACGATAACACCACCGCCTATTACCGGTCAACGCTGGAAAAGCTCAAGAAGAGCGACGTTAACTACGCCACCTATACCACCCTGATGGAGGCCATGAACGAGGCCGAGGCCATCCTCAACGAGTCGAAGAAGAGCCTCGATGGAGGGATGTACTACACGACCCTGAGCAAGGACTTTAAGGCCAGGATAATCATAAGGCACGTGGACTGGTACATAAGCGTGAAAACCGAGGGGGACGTTCAGAAAATCCTGAAAACCGTTGGTTTCCAGATAAACGCCTCGGAGGAGAGGGTCTCCAACGTTACCATCAGGGGCACTACCATGCTCCAAGCCATCGCCGCCGCCGAGGAGAGGGTGGAGGAGGCCAAGGGCTTACTCGACGATGCGTGGAAGTATTACTACAACGGCAACTACTGGGACGCTATAGGACAGGCGGCCTACGCTTACGAGAGGGCCAAAACCGCCGTCTTCTGGGCGGACCTCGGCGAGAGGTTTGCAGGCGGGGAAGTGATAAGCAGGGACGTCGTCAAGACCACTGCAAGGGACTACCTGGACGAGTCCAGCCTCATAGTGACCTACATAGAGTCGATGTACGGTAACGTCGCGGGGGACCTCAGTCAGAGCATTCAGGAGGCGGAAGGGTACTACGACGACGGCAAGTACTCGGCGGCACTCTTCACCGCGATGGAGGCCCGCGTGAGGGCGCAGGTCTTTCTGGACACGCTTGGAATAGACAACCAGACCGTTCTCAGGGAAAAGCTGACCGGGATGAAAGAGGGGGCGAAGGTTGCCATCGCAACGGCCCAGGAGGGTGGGATAATCCCGGTTCTGGCGATGGCCTACTACGAGTTCGCGGAGAGCTACGAGCAGAGCGCCGATGAGAACGGCAGTATGGAGGATCTCCAGACGGCCATGATATTCTACCAGTACGCCAGGGAAACCGCGAACCTCTTCCTCAGCGAACCGACCCGGGAACCCGGCCCAAACACAACCGCCACGGACGTCCCACCGATCGTCATTCCCACACCATCGACCTCATCGACACGGGCCATGGAAAACGCAACGGCCACCCCGGGAGGGAATGCCGGGGGTGTGAGCGTTTCCACAGCGGTGATCCTGACGGCCCTGGGGGCGTTCATCCTCGGAGCCGCGGTGGGCAAGAAGCTGTGAACACCTCCCCCGCTTTTTTATACCCTTCCTCCGGAAAATTGAAGGGCAAGGGGGATAACGAAACTCCAATCTGAGCTGTGACGGAAGAGGGCTCGAATTATACCAGACTCCTGAGGAACTCAACGTACATCGCCTTAACCCGCCTCACGGACTCAACGCTCACCCACTCATCTGAGGAGTGCCAGTTTCCGCCGATGGGGCCGTAAACGAGCGTCGGTTTACCCAGGTAGGTTCCGAAGTAGTTGAAATCGCCCACGCTCCTCCCGTAGGTTATCCCCGGCTCCTTTCCGAAGAGCGCGGCGTGAACCCTCCTGAAGAGCCTCACGAACCCGTTGTTCTCCCTGACAGCGTAGGGGAGCATATCCGGGGTCGGCCGCTTGAACTTCTCGACCCTGACCTCCCCCCTGAGCTTCAGCCTTCCTGCGAGGTTGAGGAGTTCCCCCTCGACCTTATCCCAGTCCTCGCCGAGCACTACGTGCCTGTCGATTATCGCCCTTGCCCTATCGGGGACGCTCAGCCCGTCGGCGGAGCCCTCGATGTGGAGCGTGCAGTACGAGCCCTTTCCGAGTTTTCTATGGCTTCTGAACCTGATCCGCCCCAGGTTACCCACGAACCTTCCAAGTTCCTCGACGGCGTTCACCCCGAGGGAAGGCCTCGCGGCGTGGGCCTTCTTTCCAATCACCTCGACCTGAACCACGAACCGCCCCCTCGCGCCGAGCATGAGGCTCTCGTTGGTGGGCTCGGCCACGAGGACGAGGTCGGCTTTATCGAGCTTCCCGCTCCTTATCAGCTCCCACGCTCCCCTCGAGTAGCCCTCCTCGTCGCTGACGGCGGTGAAGATAACGTTCGGCCTCTCCCGCCTTGGGAGGTTCCCGAGCTCGACGAAGGCACCCATGAGGGCGGCGAGACCACCCTTCATGTCCGCGCTGCCGAGCCCGTAGAAGCGGTCACCCTCGAGCTCTCCGGAGGGATTCCTCGTCCAGCCCGGGGAAAGGTTCACCGTGTCCATGTGCCCGTTAAGGACGACGGTGGGCCCCTTTCCTGGAAGGTAAGCGATCACGTCGTCACCGAAGCCCTCTACCGGAAGGGTCTCCACTTTAAAGCCGTGCTCCTCGAGGAACGAGGAGATGAAACGTGAGACCTCCCCCTCTTCCCCGAAGGGGGAACGGATGGAGACGAGCCCTTTGAGCAGTTCAACTTCCATCCTCATCACCCTTGAGCTCCCTCGCGAAATCCTTAAAAAGCGTATCCGATTTTATGCTCCTCACCCTGTCGTACTCCCTTTTCAGGGCCTCGTAATTGTCCCTGGAGAGCTTGGCCAGGTCCATCATTAGGTGCTTTTCTTCACCGGAGAGCCGACCGGCAAGGTACGAATACACCCGCTCGCCCAGCTTTTCGAGCTCCATAACGACCTCCAGAACCGCGAGGTAGTCCCCCACGGTTTTTAATTCGAACCTCCTATTAAGGAAGGTCCTGCTCCATTCACGGGTTTCACCCTCAGATTCCAGATTGGGGTACAGCTTCCTGACCACCCTCCAGAGTTTTTCCCCTTCCCGGAGCTTCTTTTCCACGAAATCCCTAAACTTCACTCCCCAGTAGCTCCTTGGAAGCGTATTCTCCAGAAGGATGTATATCCCCACCGAATATTCCTCGCTTCGGATGAGATACGATAGAACCTCGGGAAACGGCCTCCTTGAGACATCACTTAGAACGGCCTTTATCTCCTCGAAGGCATCATCGTTCATAAAGGCCTCGAGGGGTGCGGGCATGACATCACCACGGGGAGATATAACGTCCAACTAAAAAAACGTTTTGGATGGTGGACCGGGCGGGATTTGAACCCGCGGCCTCCGCCTTGCGAGGGCGGCGCTCGTACCAGGCTGAGCTACCGGCCCGTGCCCGGTAATAGTGAAAAGGGCAGGGTTTAAAAGCTTTCCGTTGAGCGGGTGGTTCAGGGGTCATCCAAGGTAATCCCCCAGGGCCCTGCGGGCTACTTTCAGCACTTCCTCCGGCGGGGCCTTAAAGCCGCCGCCCCTCGCGAGGATCTCACTGCCACCTCCACCTCCCCCGACCTCGGAAAGAACCTTCTCCAGCAGGTCTTTCATAGACGGCCCTTTAACCTCGCGGTTCCTGGCGAATACCACGTAGTTCTCCCCGGCAACAAGGACGATGGTTCCCGGGTTTCTGTCAACGAGGTGCACAACGAAGGCCTGGGCGTCCTTCATCGGGGCATCCTCAACGTAAGAGATTACCCTAATTCCGTTGATCTCCTCGGCATCGTCCAGCAGGGCGCGGGCCTTCCAGTCCCAGAGTTCCCTCCTGAGGGCGTTCTTTTCATCCTCGAGTTCGCCCATTTCCTCCCTGAGCTCCCTCACCCTTTCAACGAGGGGGCGGTTCTTGTTGGGCATCTCGTCGAGGCTCTCCCAGTAATCCGATAGGATATCGTTGAGGTACCTAATGGCCCTGTTCCCAGCCACGAACTCGATGCGCCAGAGTTTCCTGCTCTTCCTGTAAAAACGAACCACCTTAATCAGGCCCACTTCCCGCGTGCTCCTCACGTGCGTCCCGCCGCAGGGGATGACGTCAACCCCCGGGATGGAGACTATCCTTATGGGTGGCTTGACCTTATCGGAGAGCCCTTTCCGGAGCCTCTGCCGGAGCTCATCGGGAAGCTCATCGTAAACCTCGACCTCAACCGGAAGGTCCGACCACACGATTTCGTTGGCCCTCCTTTCAACCTCAAGAACGGTCTCCCAGGTGAGCTCCCCGGGGTAGTCTATCTCTATCTTGTTGTACTCCGCGAATATCTGAAAGCCGGTCGTGCCGGCATCGTGGAGATCCTTGAAGACCGCCGAGAGGATGTGCTGTCCCGTGTGCTGACGCATGTTCTCGTAGCGCCATTCCGCATCGAGAATCAGCCTGACGGGCTCTCCCTGCTCGGGAAGACGTCCCTCAAGCCTTCCCTCGTGCCATATCTCGTCCTTTCCCTCGACCCGCTCAACGGTTATCCTGAACCCCTCGCCCGCTATTATTCCCCTGTCGGAGGGTTGACCTCCTCCTTCGGGGTAGAAAATCGTCCTGTCGAGCAGGACCCTTACGTTTTTCCCCTTTCTTTCGGTCCTCTCCACCTTCGCCCCGGCCTCCCAGAGGTAGGCGTTCCTGTAGAACAGCCTCTCCGTCATGTCACCACCGGAGGGAAAAGGAGGGCAGGGAATAAAAGGGTTGTTCCTCACGAACTCCCGGCTCTGGCCTCTATAAGGGCCTTAACGCGCTTGAGCCTGAAGAAGTTCTCGCGCTCCATCTCGTCGAGGCGCTGTTTGATGAACTTAACCGTGGCCTCCATGCGCGGGATTATGATGTACTCGAGGGCGTTGACGCGCCTTTTGGTGACCTCTATCTCCCTGCCGAGCCTCTTCAGCGTTTCCTCCACCTCGGCCAGACGGACCGCTAAGTCGAGGACCTCCTCGAACTTCCCGGCCGCGAGGTCGACCTTTGTCGAGCTCGAAACGAAGGCGTAACCGCGCTCGTTCGCGCTCCTCCTGAAGGACTCGGCCTCGATGAGCGGAACCGGAACTCCCATGACGTTCCTGCTCTTTATCTCGACCTCCCCGTTGGGGTTGACGGAGAGACTTATCTCCCTGAGGCGAAGGGTTCCGACGTCTATCTCCGCCGCCTGGAGAGCGCTGAAGGCCTCGGCCATCTTCTGCCCCAGTTCCCTCCTGAGCCTGAGGGCCTCGTCGTATATCGTGAAGAACTCCATCACCAGGGCGTCCTGCTTGTCCTTCAGGAGCTTGTGGCCTTTCCGGGCGAGGGTTATGCGTCTCTTGAGGTTAAGGAGCTCCATACGCGTTGGCTTCACGTTGAGTAGTTCTGCCATCTCGACCACCTAAGGGTTAAGGGAGGTCAGCCCTCCCTCTTCCTGTACTTGGGGTGGTACTTGAGGATGTACTCCTTCCTGACGCGCTTGAGCTCGCTCTCCGGCAGTTCCGCGAGGAGCTCCCAGCCGAGGTCGAGGGTCTCGAAGATGCTCCTGTCCTCGTCGTAGCGCTGGGCGACGAATTCCTTCTCGAATCTGTCCGCGAACTTTAGGTACTTCCTGTCCGTCTCGCTCAGGGCCTCCTCGCCGACGACCGCCACGAGGTCCCTCAGCGAGCGTCCCTCGGCGTAGGCCGCGTAGAGCTGCTGGCTGAGCTGTGGGTGATCCTCCCTGGTCATGCCCTTACCGATACCGTCCTTCATCAGACGGCTGAGGCTCGGGAGGACGTCGATTGGCGGATAGATGCCCTTCCTGTGGAGCTCCCTGCTGAGGACTATCTGGCCCTCGGTGATGTAACCCGTGAGATCGGGAATCGGGTGGGTTATGTCATCATCTGGCATCGTCAGGATGGGCACCTGGGTTATGCTTCCCTTCCTGCCCCTGACGCGGCCCGCGCGCTCGTAGATGGTGGCCAGGTCAGTGTACATGTAACCCGGATAACCGCGCCTTCCGGGAACCTCTTCCCTCGCGGCGGATATCTCACGCAGAGCCTCGGCGTAGTTGGTCATGTCCGTGAGTATGACGAGGACCTGCATGTCGTAGTCGAAGGCGAGGTATTCCGCAACCGTGAGGGCCATACGTGGGGTGATGATACGCTCGATGGCAGGGTCGTCCGCCAGGTTGAGGAAGAGGACGGCCCTCTCTATTGCCCCCGTCTCCTCGAAGCTCTTCTTGAAGAAGTTGGCCTCCTCGTAGGTGATACCCATCGCCGCGAAGACCACAGCGAACTTCTCCTCCTCGCCGAGGACCTTCGCCTGCCTGGCTATCTGGGCGGCGAGCATGTTGTGGGGAAGACCGGAACCGCTGAAGATCGGGAGCTTCTGACCGCGGATGAGGGTGTTCATTCCGTCTATCGCGCTCACACCCGTCTGGATGAAGTCCCTCGGGTAGGCCCTTGCGACCGGGTTGAGGGGAGCACCGTGGACGTCTCTCCTGTCCTCGGGGATTATATCGGGCCCGCCGTCTATGGGCTTTCCGATGCCGTTGAAGACCCTGCCGAGCATGTCCATCGAGACCGGAACCTTGAGGGTCTCGCCGGTGAAGCGGACGCGGGTGCTCTTAACGTCGAGGTCCCTCGTGCCCTCGAAGACCTGGACTATCGCCATGTCTTCCCTGGCCTCGAGGACCTGTCCCTTCCTCTTCTCTCCATCCTGGGTCTCCACCTCGACGACCTCACCGTAGGCGACGCCCTTAACGCCCTGAACTATCATGAGCGGGCCGTAGATCTTGCTAACGGTCGAGTACTCCATTCCCGGCATCGACATCACGCTCCGTACCTCTTAAAGAGCTCCTCAAACTGCTCGTTGGTCTCGTCGATGAGGGCCCTGACCTTCTCCACATCCGGCTCGAACTTCATACGGCCTATCTTCTCCCTCACGGGGAGCTTGGCTATCTCCTCAACCGGAACTCCCCTGTCGACGGCCTCCATGGTTCTGTCGTAGAAGTTCAGGATGACCCTCATCATCGTGACCTGCTTTTTCGGCGGACAGTAGGTGTCGACCTCGTCGAAGGCGTCCTGCTGGAGGTAGTCCTCACGGAGCATCCTCGTGACTATGAGAACGGCCTTCTCCTTATCTGGCAAAGCATCGGGACCGACGATCCTGACTATCTCCTGGAGCTCGGCCTCCTTCTGGAGGAGGGCCATGGCCTGGTCGCGCATCTTCCTCCACTCGGGGTCAACGTTCTTATGCCACCAGTCCTGAACGGCATCGAGGTAGAGGGAGTAGCTCCTGAGCCAGTTGATGGCCGGGAAGTGCCTCCTCCTCGCCAGGTCGGCGTCCAGGGCCCAGAAGACCTTAACGACCCTGAGCGTGTTCTGGACGACGGGCTCGCTGAAGTCACCGCCGGGCGGCGAGACCGCTCCTATGACGGAGACGCTTCCAACCCTCTCGTCGCTCCCGAGGGTGACCACCCTGCCGGCGCGCTCGTAGAACTCGGCTATCTTGCTCGCGAGGTAAGCTGGGTAACCCTCCTCACCCGGCATCTCCTCGAGACGGCCGGATATCTCACGGAGCGCCTCGGCCCACCTGCTCGTCGAATCGGCCATCAAAGCCACGTCGTAACCCTGGTCACGGAAGTACTCGGCTATCGTGATTCCGGTGTAAATTGAAGCCTCACGGGCGGCGACTGGCATGTTCGAGGTGTTGGCTATGAGAACGGTCCTCTCCATGAGGGGCTTCCCGGTCTTCGGGTCCTTCAGCTTGGGGAACTCCTCAAGGACGTCGGTCATCTCGTTCCCGCGCTCGCCGCAACCGATGTAGACGACGACCTGGGCGTCGCTCCACTTGGCCAGCTGGTGCTGGGTAACGGTCTTCCCGGAACCGAAGGGGCCCGGAATGGCGGCGGTTCCACCCTTCGCCTGGCTGAAGAAGGTGTCGATTGTCCTCTGACCCGTGATGAGAGGAACCTCGGGCGGGAGCTTCATCCTGTAGGGCCTCTTCACACGGACGGGCCAGCGGTGGTACATCTTGAGTTCCTCGATGCTCCCGTCGGCCTTCTTCACCCTCGCTATGACCTCCTCGATGGTGTACTCGCCCTCCTCGGCTATCTCAACTACCTCTCCCTCAACCCCCGGCGGAACTAAGATCCTGTGCTCGATGATGCTGGTCTCGGGAACGACGCCGAGGACGTCGCCGCCGGTTACCCTGTCCCCAACCTTAACCTTTGGGGTGAAGTGCCACTTCTTGTCCCTCGGCAGGGGCGGGGCGGTGAGACCCCTCGCGATGAAGTCACCGCTGAGCTTCCTTAGGGCCTCAAGGGGCCTCTGGATACCGTCGTACATTGACGTGAGGAGTCCGGGGCCGAGCTCAACGCTCAGAGAGGCGCCGGTTCCCTCGACGGGCTCGCCGGGCCTGATTCCGGACGTCTCCTCGTAGACCTGGATGACTGCTCTGTCGCCCTCAAGGCGGATTATCTCCCCTATGAGGCCCATTTCGCCGACGCGAACCACCTCGTACATCTTGCTTCCTCTCATTTCGTCGGCAACAACCAAAGGACCGGTAACGCGAATTATCCTTCCCATCTTCCTTCACCTCTTCAGTTCAACACCTATTGCCCTCCTAACTATCTCCTTGATGGCCTCCTCACCAAGCCTGGAGCCGGACTTGTCCGGGATCTGAAGGATGATCGGAACCGTTACATCGGGGAGTTCGACCCTCCCAACGAATCTCTCGGATATCAGGATTATCCCTATATCGTCCCTCTCGACGAGTTCCTTCAGCTTGTTCCTGAGGCGCTCCATCTCCAGGGGGGTATCCCCGAAGGAGTAAACCTCGTGGGCACCTGCCAGCCTGAAGCCGAGCGCCGTGTCCCTGTCGCCGAGCACTGCTATCTTCATGAGACATCACCCACGAGCTCCTTTATCCTCTCCGGGTGAACGCCATCCTCAATGAGCTTCGCCATGGCCCCGAGTTTCCTGACCTCTCTCTCCTTCTGGAGGATGTAGCCAAGGGGCGTGGCGACGCTGAGCGGGTAGAACCTGGCGAGTTCCTTCATCCTCCGGAGGATGTAATCCTCGAGCGTTCTCTCGAGGACGCTGAGGTCCCTCTCGACCTCCTCCCTGACGTCCCTGATGACCTTACCGTACCTGGTGGAATCGAGCTCGGCCAGGGCCATGCTCAGGTCCTCAACGTGCAGGAGCGGGTCGAGTTTCACGCTCCCACCGGGGATTATCAGAGATCTTAGCTCCTCCGCGCTCATCTTGGCGGACTTCCCCCGAAGGACGGTGAGTATGTTGGCCCTGTCTATCCTGAGCCTGACGAACTCCTCGAGGATAACCCTCTCCTCGCCCTTTCTCGAGAGGGCGTAGTCGAGAAGTTTCTCGTAATGCATCCTGTAAAGTTCGGTTTCGAACCTCTGAACGGATACCTCGCCGAGGAGCAGTCTCTGATAGGGTTCCTCGTAGGGGGTGCCCTCGAGGATGACGAGTATCTCCTCAAGGGTCTTCGCCTCGGCCATGGCCTTTACCTTGGGCAGCATCGGGCCTATCTCGATGATGTAATCGCTCGCGACCTCTCCGCCGAGCTTCGCCTTAACCACGCTGCTGACGTTTCTGATGTCCCATTCCTCGAGCATGAGCCTGAAGAAGGGACCGACCCTCTTCGGGAGGATCTTGATCATCAGCTCGTAAGTGCCGGCGAGGGCGCTCTCGAGGGCCCTCTCTACCTCCTCAACGGTGTAGGACGAAACGTTGGCGAGGTAGTCCCTGTAGTCCGTATCCTCAAGGCCGACGACGAAGTTCTGCAACGTTCTGCTCTCGGCCAGCTCGTTGAAGCGCTGCTCCGTGAGGAGTTTCGCCTCCATGGCACTTATCCGGGCGTTCGGGTAGGAGTAGGGGGTGTACTTCCAGAGTATCGCGGTCGTCTTGTACCCCACCCAAGTGAACACCAGGGCCAAAGTTGTGTCGAGGATTCCCGTTACCGCTCCCACTTCCATTAACCTCACCCGAAGAGAGCCTTGGCTATCTCCGCCCTCAGCTCGCTCTCAAGCCGTCCTATCCTCGCCTCAAAGGTGTTGTCCACCCTGACCGAACCGTCGATGGTCTCAACGAGGACGCCGCCTATGCTGGACAGGGGTTCACCGAGGGTTATCTCCACGTTTCTACCGGCCTTCTCCGAAACCGCCGCCCTAAACTCCTCGAGCCTGGCCTCGATGAGCCTGAGGGTCCTTTCGTTGGAGCGAGCCACGACGCTCCCAGTCCCGAGCTCCTCGATGGCCCCCGCGGTGAGTTCAACGAGCATGGGGAAGTACTCCTCATCCGGGAGCTCCGCGAGTCTATCCTTGAGGGCGGTTATCACCTCGCGGATGAGACTCTCCTGAACCTCAAGGCGCTTCCTCCTGACCTCAAGGCGAGCGCCGGCTATTATGCGCTGTTTTTCGGTCTCGGCCTGGGTCCTGGCCTTTCTGAGGATCCACTCGGCTTTTGCCTCTCCCCTCTTCTTCGCCTCCTCCTTGATCTTCTCCGCCTCTTTCTGGGCCTCGCTGATTATGTACTGTATCTTCCGCTCCGCTTCCCTGTTAATCTCCTGAATGATGGGCTCTGCCCCTTCCATCCTCCTTCCTCCCTGAGGTTATAAAGAAAGTTTAGTGGAGTCAGAAGCCGACTCCGATGACTATCATGATCAGGGCTCCAACGAGACCGAAGATGGCCATCGTCTCCGCCATGGCGGCGAATATGATTCCCTGGGTGAAGGTCTTCGGGTTCTTGGCGACGGCACCGATGCCCGCGCCCGCGATGATTCCCTGGGGTATTGCCGAGAGACCGGTGAGGCCAACCGTAAGGCCGGCACCGAGGAGGATGGCGCTTTTAACGATGTTGTCCGTGTTGTTGGCCGTGAACTTGAAGCCGCCACCGAGGATTCCCGAGACCATCAGGATGAGGAACAGTGTGATGAGGCCGTATATGCTCTGGGTCATTGGCAGTCCCTCGAGGATGAGGGCGTTCTTGAAGTTCTTCTCGTCTTCGGCGACGACTCCAGCCGCGGCCGCTCCGGCTATACCAACACCGAAGGCAGATGCCGCTCCAGCCAGTCCTGCGGCGAGGGCCGCACCAAGGGATACGTAAACTATCGGGTCCATCTTTCATGCACCTCCTTTAACTTCAAACTCCAGTTCGGAAACCTCTCTTTTTGCCCTGAAGGGCTCGAAGGGTTTACCATCACCTGAATAGAAAGTACCGAAAAACTCAACGTACTGCAAACGGAGCGAGTGAACGAACGCTCCGAGGGCGTTGATGGCGACCGAAAACAGCTGGCCGCCGACAAAAAGTACGAGTCCAATGACTATGCCTATCGGAACGGGGCCGATGTTTATACCCCACACCATCTGGGTGAGCACGTTGACGACCATCGCTATTCCGGCCGTGGCGAGGGCGAGGGCCATGAGCCTCGCGTAACTTAGCCAGCTACCCACGAAGCCGAAGAAGTCCGAGATCACGAGGAGCGCCGCCAGTGCACCGTTCTTGAGCTCGCTGAGCACGAAGAGCACCAGACCCGCCCCGAAAAGGGCCTTTCCTGGCATCTCAAAGGCCGGATTCCTGGTACCGAGGAACAGGGTGGTAATCCCGAGTATTATGAGCATCCAGGAGAGCTGATCGAGTATAGCTTCCTTCACCTCGCCGTTCCTGAGCTTGACGATGAAGCCGACGGTGTAGCCCGTGAAGAGGTGGGCTATGCCTATCGCGAGGGCCAGTTCGAGCACCACGAGGGCGTCCCTGAATGTGTCCCACACGCGCGGAACGCTGAATCCCGCGAGGTCAAGGGCGTTGCCGAAGTAGCTGCCGAAGAGCACTCCCATGCCCATGGTGAAGAAAGAGCTCACGAGCAGGGTGTAGGCGAACTTGTAGGTGCCGTCGTTGAACTTCTTATGGCCCTTGACGAGGAGGGCCGCGATTATCGCTATTATGAGGCCGTACATGAAGTCGGTGAGCATGAAGCCGAAGAAGAACGAGTAAGTGAAGGCTATTATCGGCGTGGGGTCTATCTCGTTGTACTTGGGGACGCCGTACATCTGGGTGAGCATCTCGAAGGGCCTGGCCCAAGATGGGTTCCTCAGCTTTATCGGGATCTCGTCGAGTTCATCCTCCGTGGGCTCCCGGATGTTGATGTAGGCCTTTCCGCCGGTTACCCGCTTGATGCCCTCGAGAACCTCCGGAACGTTCTTTCTCGGTAGCCAGCCGGTCAGGGCGAAGGTCATGTTAGTTCTGGCGAGCATCGGGAGGACGGTCGCCTTGTCGCGCTCGTTCTCCATGAGCTCCTGGTAGAAGACGACGTCATCGTAGTACTTCCCGGCCAGCGCTTCCGCGTCCTTCCTGGCCCTCTCGAGTTCCTCCTCCTTCTCGCTTAGCTTCTCCTCGTACGCCCTGATGAGCTCCCTCGGCGTTCCCTCCCCCTCGGGAACTTCAATTCTCTCGAGGGAGTACTTGGCCAGAATAGGGTTGGCCTTCTCGTAATCCTTGCGCAGAAAGACGAAAACGGCCAGAACTTTGTCCTTCAGTTCCTTTGAAACTATGACCGCCCGCTTTGCCGTGGCCTCCGTAACCTCCTCGACGAGGGGTTTGAACCTGTTCCTCTCAACGGTTCCCACGACGATTTCGATCATGTCGGTTGAGCGGAGGTAAGAAACGTCGAGGTCGATGAGCGAGAGGAGCTCCAGAACCGCTATCTCTCCCTTTATCCTCTCGATCTCCGTCTGGGTGGCGGTTATCCTCCCCTCTACGGCCTTTATCTCGGGTTCGACCGTGGAAAGAAATCTCTCGACGTCCTTTATGAGCTCCTCGATTCCCCTGTACCGGTATCTTTTTTTCTCCGTCTCCCTGGGAAATATGAACTCCCTGATTCCCCCGCCGGATGACTTTCTGTGGGCCTTCAAGAAATCGGCGAGCCGGGAGATGGTTATGGAGTATGAAGCGGCCTTCCTGTGGTACTCGTTGGGCGAGTCCCTCTGGGCTATCTCAACGTTGAGCTCCCTTATCTCAACCACTCCGTTCTCGTGGAGGTACGTCAGGAGGGCGTCCTTGTACCTGTTAAGGGTTATGACCTCGATCTTCACCATCTCTTCGGGCCTGAACATCTCAGCTCCCTCTTACGAGTGCTATTCCCGCGGAGATGGCCCTCTCGAAGTTGTTGGTAGCCCTGACCTTGAGCTCCTCGATCTCCGAATTTCCTGCCTCGAGGATCTTCTTTGCCTCTTTCTCACCCTCGAGGCGGGCCTTTTCGATCAGGGATTGGGCGTTCTTCTCCGCCTCCTCGATTATGCTCTTTTCAAGGGCCCTGGCCTCCTCACGGGCTTTGAGGACTATCCCCCTGGCCTCCTCCTTGGCCCTCTCTATCCGCTCTTCCGCCTCCCTTTCCGCATCGACAATACGCTTGATGACCTCCTCCATTATTTGGCCCCCCTATGGTGAAAACAGGTGATCCTCACTCCATCCTTGGCTTCTGTAATCGGTTTAAATATTTTTTGGAAGTTACAGTTTGAAGCGGGTAACTGGGAAGAAAAGAGGGTAAAGGGGCCTCAATCCG encodes:
- a CDS encoding alanyl-tRNA editing protein gives rise to the protein MTERLFYRNAYLWEAGAKVERTERKGKNVRVLLDRTIFYPEGGGQPSDRGIIAGEGFRITVERVEGKDEIWHEGRLEGRLPEQGEPVRLILDAEWRYENMRQHTGQHILSAVFKDLHDAGTTGFQIFAEYNKIEIDYPGELTWETVLEVERRANEIVWSDLPVEVEVYDELPDELRQRLRKGLSDKVKPPIRIVSIPGVDVIPCGGTHVRSTREVGLIKVVRFYRKSRKLWRIEFVAGNRAIRYLNDILSDYWESLDEMPNKNRPLVERVRELREEMGELEDEKNALRRELWDWKARALLDDAEEINGIRVISYVEDAPMKDAQAFVVHLVDRNPGTIVLVAGENYVVFARNREVKGPSMKDLLEKVLSEVGGGGGGSEILARGGGFKAPPEEVLKVARRALGDYLG
- a CDS encoding S16 family serine protease, which codes for MKRALVSLLVLMLLLPFASLATAECPSEGHTVVLKAPAVSRTADGELVGVATDFVITVAPGTGHVYVETWPLAEVDMQASARLAAQIAGKVLGVDMSKYDVFIQIKADSPIIGGPSAGGTMTVGIIAALEGWKVNPKVMMTGMINPDGTIGPVGGILEKASAAHEVGAELFLIPEGQRIQYVQETQKKEIGGIVEINTQTKRVDVVDYAKERWGLKVVEVKDIYDAVYYFTGHKIPRPKVPAYTRIDTGFLKNDALSDYDNTTAYYRSTLEKLKKSDVNYATYTTLMEAMNEAEAILNESKKSLDGGMYYTTLSKDFKARIIIRHVDWYISVKTEGDVQKILKTVGFQINASEERVSNVTIRGTTMLQAIAAAEERVEEAKGLLDDAWKYYYNGNYWDAIGQAAYAYERAKTAVFWADLGERFAGGEVISRDVVKTTARDYLDESSLIVTYIESMYGNVAGDLSQSIQEAEGYYDDGKYSAALFTAMEARVRAQVFLDTLGIDNQTVLREKLTGMKEGAKVAIATAQEGGIIPVLAMAYYEFAESYEQSADENGSMEDLQTAMIFYQYARETANLFLSEPTREPGPNTTATDVPPIVIPTPSTSSTRAMENATATPGGNAGGVSVSTAVILTALGAFILGAAVGKKL
- a CDS encoding V-type ATP synthase subunit D — translated: MAELLNVKPTRMELLNLKRRITLARKGHKLLKDKQDALVMEFFTIYDEALRLRRELGQKMAEAFSALQAAEIDVGTLRLREISLSVNPNGEVEIKSRNVMGVPVPLIEAESFRRSANERGYAFVSSSTKVDLAAGKFEEVLDLAVRLAEVEETLKRLGREIEVTKRRVNALEYIIIPRMEATVKFIKQRLDEMERENFFRLKRVKALIEARAGSS
- a CDS encoding M20 family metallopeptidase, giving the protein MEVELLKGLVSIRSPFGEEGEVSRFISSFLEEHGFKVETLPVEGFGDDVIAYLPGKGPTVVLNGHMDTVNLSPGWTRNPSGELEGDRFYGLGSADMKGGLAALMGAFVELGNLPRRERPNVIFTAVSDEEGYSRGAWELIRSGKLDKADLVLVAEPTNESLMLGARGRFVVQVEVIGKKAHAARPSLGVNAVEELGRFVGNLGRIRFRSHRKLGKGSYCTLHIEGSADGLSVPDRARAIIDRHVVLGEDWDKVEGELLNLAGRLKLRGEVRVEKFKRPTPDMLPYAVRENNGFVRLFRRVHAALFGKEPGITYGRSVGDFNYFGTYLGKPTLVYGPIGGNWHSSDEWVSVESVRRVKAMYVEFLRSLV
- a CDS encoding ferritin family protein, with the translated sequence MPAPLEAFMNDDAFEEIKAVLSDVSRRPFPEVLSYLIRSEEYSVGIYILLENTLPRSYWGVKFRDFVEKKLREGEKLWRVVRKLYPNLESEGETREWSRTFLNRRFELKTVGDYLAVLEVVMELEKLGERVYSYLAGRLSGEEKHLMMDLAKLSRDNYEALKREYDRVRSIKSDTLFKDFARELKGDEDGS